In a single window of the Flavobacteriales bacterium genome:
- a CDS encoding HAD family hydrolase: protein MNLVIFDIDGTITKTNPVDEACFRQTAEEIFQKKIGSIDFHDFRNITDSTVVFELYQKHMGRNPSRDEYYSFRKAFKKNLKSLFKTHSNEFEPVDGIQTLLHELGKHGKWKFIIATGCWKFSAKFKLESSGFYYKKLDVVTADDGLTRDRIILNAINQAKKKHSVDNFKRIVYVGDASWDIKSCYNLHLPFIGVEAEENDKKKEELGNYLTMHQYPALKDFIKIAKQAKVPALPFVHPLFREEENGDL, encoded by the coding sequence ATGAACCTAGTGATTTTTGACATCGACGGAACCATTACAAAAACGAATCCCGTCGACGAAGCTTGCTTTCGACAAACGGCCGAAGAGATCTTTCAAAAAAAGATAGGCTCCATCGATTTTCACGACTTCCGTAACATCACGGATAGCACCGTCGTATTTGAGCTCTATCAAAAACACATGGGGCGAAATCCGAGTCGCGACGAGTACTACTCCTTTAGAAAGGCCTTCAAGAAGAACTTGAAAAGCCTATTCAAAACACACTCCAATGAGTTTGAACCGGTCGACGGAATTCAAACGCTACTCCATGAGCTGGGCAAGCACGGCAAATGGAAGTTCATCATCGCCACGGGCTGTTGGAAATTCTCTGCCAAGTTCAAGCTGGAGAGCTCCGGCTTTTACTATAAAAAGCTGGACGTAGTTACAGCTGACGACGGATTAACACGGGATCGGATCATTCTTAACGCGATCAATCAGGCCAAAAAAAAGCACAGTGTCGACAACTTTAAACGAATCGTGTACGTTGGTGACGCCAGTTGGGACATTAAGTCGTGCTACAACCTGCACTTGCCATTCATAGGCGTAGAGGCTGAAGAGAACGACAAAAAGAAGGAAGAACTGGGCAACTACCTCACCATGCATCAATATCCGGCCTTGAAGGACTTCATCAAGATCGCCAAACAGGCCAAAGTTCCAGCCTTGCCATTCGTTCATCCCCTCTTTCGCGAAGAAGAGAACGGGGATCTATGA